One window from the genome of Helicobacter pylori encodes:
- a CDS encoding HsdM family class I SAM-dependent methyltransferase produces the protein MQAFRLEDDVDDYVKKELINLGLMKNKDFNVKSQMSPSLKNALLNASKTKDKTSYGEPDFSLEKYTHPKNKGSVIPVIIENKLYAKNLKKLKNSVLANDDHSILKFAVNGALHYAQNILRDKEKYKECIAIGIAGDDEENLLIEVYYIFASGINSHKLTNAKNLHFLENQESFNAFYKECTLTEEEKHSILIKTKADLNETAKKLNRLMHNHNITAPQRVLYVSGMLLSMQEIKGKKEGLKPSDLKGEITDTSRDGVLVFNQISEFLKTKNLSEEKRDLMLASFKEISKDPQRDKITSLDKAISMLLEKDSSITKQIFTFLYEFVHKPINESDNTGHLDIMGELYSEFLKYALGDGKELGIVLTPPYVTKMMSELLGVNAKSFVMDLAAGSAGFLISSMVLMIEDIEKTYGKNTTIANEKIKNAKTTQLLGVELNAEMFSLATTNMILRGDGSSLIIKGNTFETSKKIYEDFKPNILLLNPPFIYEENGMPFIKFGLEHMQKGGLGAIIIQDSAGSGQALKSNVEILKKHSLLASVKMPTDLFMPQAGVQTSVYIFKAHEPHDYEKPVKFIDFRNDGFKRTKRGLNETSNPTKRYEEIIKIYKAGLNAQVSKELWGDLKTIYIEDFIAKPCENKHAKDFNFEAHQKNETKPELEDFKRTIADYLSYEVGLILKNQTPPK, from the coding sequence ATGCAAGCTTTTCGGTTAGAAGATGATGTTGATGACTATGTCAAAAAAGAATTGATTAATTTAGGGCTTATGAAAAATAAGGATTTTAATGTTAAAAGCCAAATGAGTCCTAGCCTTAAAAACGCCCTTTTGAATGCGAGTAAAACCAAAGATAAAACCTCTTATGGCGAGCCAGATTTCAGCTTAGAAAAATACACGCACCCTAAAAATAAAGGAAGCGTTATCCCTGTAATCATAGAAAACAAACTCTACGCTAAAAATTTAAAAAAGCTCAAAAACAGCGTGCTTGCAAACGATGATCATTCCATTTTAAAATTCGCCGTGAATGGGGCTTTACACTACGCTCAAAACATCTTAAGAGACAAAGAAAAATATAAAGAATGCATCGCCATAGGCATCGCCGGCGATGATGAAGAAAACCTTTTGATAGAAGTGTATTACATTTTTGCGAGCGGGATCAATTCGCACAAGCTCACTAACGCTAAAAACCTGCATTTTTTAGAAAATCAAGAATCGTTTAACGCTTTTTATAAAGAATGCACGCTCACTGAAGAGGAAAAGCATTCCATCTTAATCAAAACCAAAGCCGATCTAAACGAAACCGCTAAAAAACTCAACCGCCTGATGCATAACCACAACATCACCGCGCCTCAGCGCGTGCTATACGTGAGCGGCATGCTTTTGTCCATGCAAGAAATTAAAGGCAAAAAAGAGGGCTTAAAACCAAGCGATTTAAAAGGCGAAATAACCGACACTAGTCGTGATGGCGTTTTAGTGTTTAACCAAATTAGCGAATTTTTGAAAACCAAAAACTTGAGCGAAGAAAAACGAGATCTGATGCTCGCCAGTTTTAAAGAAATCAGTAAAGACCCGCAGCGCGATAAAATAACGAGCCTGGATAAAGCCATAAGCATGCTTTTAGAAAAAGATTCAAGCATCACTAAGCAAATTTTTACCTTTCTTTATGAGTTTGTCCATAAGCCCATTAATGAAAGCGACAATACCGGTCATTTAGACATCATGGGCGAACTTTATAGCGAATTTTTAAAATACGCTTTAGGGGATGGTAAGGAATTAGGCATTGTTTTAACCCCGCCTTATGTAACTAAAATGATGAGCGAACTTTTAGGGGTTAACGCGAAATCCTTTGTGATGGATTTAGCCGCAGGGAGCGCGGGCTTTTTAATTTCTTCTATGGTGCTAATGATTGAAGACATTGAAAAAACCTATGGTAAAAACACCACTATAGCGAACGAAAAAATCAAAAACGCAAAAACCACGCAGCTTTTAGGCGTGGAGCTTAACGCTGAAATGTTTTCTCTAGCCACCACTAACATGATTTTAAGAGGCGATGGATCAAGTTTAATCATCAAAGGCAACACTTTTGAAACTAGTAAAAAGATTTATGAAGATTTCAAGCCCAATATCCTTTTATTAAACCCTCCTTTTATCTACGAAGAAAACGGCATGCCTTTTATCAAGTTCGGGTTAGAGCACATGCAAAAAGGTGGTTTAGGTGCGATCATTATCCAAGATAGCGCAGGAAGCGGGCAAGCGTTAAAATCCAATGTTGAAATTTTAAAAAAACATTCGCTTTTAGCGAGCGTTAAAATGCCCACCGATTTATTCATGCCTCAAGCCGGGGTGCAAACCAGCGTCTATATTTTTAAAGCCCATGAGCCGCACGATTATGAAAAGCCCGTTAAATTCATAGACTTTAGAAACGATGGCTTCAAGCGCACCAAAAGAGGCTTAAATGAAACCTCTAACCCCACTAAACGCTACGAAGAAATCATTAAAATTTACAAAGCCGGCTTAAACGCTCAAGTTTCTAAAGAGCTGTGGGGCGATTTAAAAACAATCTATATTGAAGACTTTATCGCCAAGCCGTGCGAAAACAAGCATGCTAAAGACTTTAATTTTGAAGCGCACCAAAAGAATGAGACTAAACCCGAATTAGAGGATTTTAAAAGAACGATAGCCGATTACCTTTCTTATGAAGTGGGTTTGATTTTAAAAAACCAAACGCCCCCAAAGTGA